The Arachis hypogaea cultivar Tifrunner chromosome 14, arahy.Tifrunner.gnm2.J5K5, whole genome shotgun sequence genome has a segment encoding these proteins:
- the LOC140178530 gene encoding uncharacterized protein, giving the protein MATRTKQIALDEIQGTFREQYMRIYDYGHELLRANPGSSIRIQVQKSSDLDNEAQASSMTNYCIFQRIYVCLEACKQSFQHCMSFIGLDGYFLKTPQGEQLLTAIGWDPNDQMLPIAYAVVEVETNDSWTWFLNHLASDIGAEKMERSTFMSDQQKGLLPAYKDVIPGVDNRFCVRYLYSNFRKRFPGLQLKQLMWKCSKATHWKDWERYMAELKAVNQEDFQYQNAIPPKYWSRSRFTYNSKVDTLVNNMSESFNAAIVDAREKPIVTMLEEIRVKLMTRWAENKDLAQNYSGTILPRIRIRRPSHRLVKTRKPAAEDEEQSSRTHMSRKGEKQSNGTHVFAKKKFHSHFISQPCLQNSHLYMLK; this is encoded by the exons ATGGCAACGAGGACTAAGCAGATTGCATTGGATGAAATCCAGGGAACCTTCCGAGAGCAGTATATGAGGATATATGATTATGGACATGAGCTCCTGCGGGCAAATCCAGGCTCCTCCATTCGCATACAAGTGCAAAAGTCCTCTGATCTTGATAATGAAGCACAAGCCTCATCCATGACCAATTACTGCATTTTCCAAAGGATCTACGTGTGCTTGGAAGCATGCAAGCAGAGCTTCCAGCATTGCATGTCCTTCATTGGTCTAGATGGCTATTTTTTGAAGACACCCCAAGGAGAACAATTGCTCACTGCCATTGGTTGGGATCCGAATGACCAAATGCTACCCATTGCATATGCAGTTGTAGAGGTCGAGACCAATGACTCATGGACTTGGTTCCTAAATCATCTTGCATCTGACATTGGGGCTGAGAAGATGGAAAGATCCACATTCATGTCTGACCAGCAGAAA GGTTTGTTGCCAGCATACAAGGATGTTATACCAGGAGTGGATAATCGATTCTGTGTGAGGTACTTATACAGCAACTTTAGAAAAAGGTTTCCAGGGTTACAATTGAAGCAACTCATGTGGAAGTGTTCTAAGGCGACTCACTGGAAGGATTGGGAGAGATACATGGCCGAACTGAAAGCTGTGAATCAGGAAGATTTTCAGTACCAAAATGCTATCCCTCCTAAGTATTGGTCTAGATCTAGGTTCACCTATAATTCTAAAGTAGATACACTGGTTAACAATATGTCTGAGAGCTTTAATGCTGCCATAGTTGATGCTAGAGAGAAGCCCATAGTTACGATGTTAGAGGAGATCAGGGttaaactaatgactagatggGCAGAGAATAAGGATCTTGCTCAGAACTATTCAGGGACAATATTACCTAGGATTAGAATCAG AAGGCCTAGTCACAGGCTAGTCAAAACAAGGAAACCAGCTGCTGAAGATGAAGAACAGAGCAGCCGCACTCACATGTCAAGGAAGGGGGAGAAACAAAG TAATGGAACCCATGTATTTGCCAAGAAAAAATTCCACTCTCATTTCATTTCCCAGCCATGCTTACAAAATAGTCATTTATACATGTTGAAATAG